A window of the Candidatus Eisenbacteria bacterium genome harbors these coding sequences:
- the rimI gene encoding ribosomal-protein-alanine N-acetyltransferase yields the protein MTDQDSVRIVPLTAEHLDQIVAIERTSFSDPWTRGMFESELDAAARGYARGAMRGEDLIGYLLAVLIPDEAHIGNLAVHPARRRQGIAQRLLDELVRDAARAGVRRVTLEVRQSNQMARKFYYKNEFIDIAIRKNYYRSPVEDAIVMYRVLPEDPSV from the coding sequence ATGACGGATCAGGATTCGGTCCGGATCGTGCCGCTCACGGCCGAGCATCTGGACCAGATCGTCGCGATCGAGCGCACCTCGTTCAGCGACCCCTGGACGCGCGGCATGTTCGAATCGGAGCTGGACGCAGCCGCGCGGGGCTACGCTCGAGGGGCGATGCGGGGCGAAGATCTCATCGGGTACCTGCTTGCCGTTCTCATTCCGGATGAAGCCCACATCGGTAATCTGGCCGTGCATCCGGCCCGCCGGCGGCAGGGCATCGCCCAAAGGCTCCTGGATGAGCTCGTGCGCGACGCGGCGCGGGCGGGTGTTCGGAGGGTGACCCTCGAGGTCAGGCAATCGAATCAGATGGCGCGTAAGTTCTATTATAAGAACGAGTTCATCGATATCGCGATTCGAAAGAACTACTACCGGAGCCCGGTGGAGGATGCTATCGTGATGTATCGCGTCCTCCCGGAGGATCCGAGCGTATGA
- a CDS encoding type II secretion system protein translates to MEVVRMHRNSSEGGFTLIELVIVIVILGILAAVAIPKYEDMREQARVATLKGQLGSIRSAVAIQYARNALNGSAAFPVLNGTIFADGNVPKEPVNNSSAVKTTPGVDNAGGWQYSSTTGIVKANLNAYSSY, encoded by the coding sequence ATGGAGGTTGTGCGTATGCATCGGAACAGTTCTGAGGGCGGTTTCACCCTGATCGAGCTCGTGATCGTGATCGTGATCCTCGGCATCCTCGCCGCGGTCGCGATTCCGAAGTACGAGGACATGCGTGAGCAGGCCCGCGTGGCCACGCTCAAGGGACAGCTCGGCTCGATCCGCTCGGCGGTCGCGATCCAATACGCGCGCAACGCCTTGAACGGCTCGGCGGCGTTCCCCGTGTTGAACGGGACCATTTTCGCCGACGGCAATGTCCCGAAGGAGCCGGTCAACAACTCGAGCGCGGTCAAGACGACGCCGGGTGTCGATAACGCGGGCGGCTGGCAGTACAGCTCGACGACCGGAATCGTGAAGGCCAACCTGAACGCGTACTCGTCCTACTAA
- a CDS encoding bifunctional response regulator/alkaline phosphatase family protein: protein MAFQNRKILWADDEIDLLKPHILLLESKGYQVTSVSNGNDAVACAAREKFDVVLLDESMPGLGGLATLEAIKDQDPSVPVVLVTKNEAESLMDEAIGKRIDDYLIKPVRPTQIFLALKRLLEADRLQESQRARDYVAELSRLRADSTGGLDWRGWVDLYARSAQWDVELDQVEDAGLKQAHADQRRELNVEFGQYVEARYPSWLAGNDAPPLSTDVLERWVAPILREKRRVYFIVVDCMRLDQWLTVDPLVREFFDVQVDYHVSILPTATPYSRNAIFAGLLPDAIQRRHPEFWNEGPGDERSKNRYERQLLDAHLKRLSLELLSPPKYIKIYNVEEANNVRRNVVTFQNIPLVALVFNFLDMLTHGRSESDLLRELAPDESAFRSVMRSWFLHSSLFEALKWMSKQDCTVILTTDHGAILSRRSALVYGNRETSTNLRFKFGTNLACDPKHAVHVKEPSRYRLPADTANKSYIIAKEDFYFVYPTNFHEYENKYRGSFQHGGISLEEMILPTVTLTPRG from the coding sequence ATGGCGTTCCAGAATCGAAAAATTCTTTGGGCCGATGACGAGATCGACCTCCTGAAGCCCCACATCCTGCTCCTGGAATCGAAGGGCTACCAGGTCACCTCCGTCTCCAATGGAAATGACGCCGTCGCGTGTGCCGCGCGCGAGAAGTTCGACGTCGTCCTGCTCGACGAATCGATGCCCGGGCTCGGCGGGCTTGCCACGCTCGAAGCGATCAAGGACCAGGACCCATCCGTCCCGGTCGTGCTGGTGACGAAGAACGAAGCGGAATCGCTCATGGACGAGGCGATCGGGAAGCGCATCGACGACTATCTGATCAAGCCGGTGCGCCCGACGCAGATTTTCCTCGCGCTGAAGCGTCTCCTCGAAGCGGACCGGCTCCAAGAGAGCCAGCGGGCGCGCGATTACGTGGCGGAGCTGTCGCGGCTCCGCGCGGACTCCACGGGGGGTCTCGACTGGCGCGGTTGGGTCGATCTCTACGCCCGGAGCGCCCAATGGGACGTGGAGCTCGATCAGGTCGAAGACGCCGGGCTCAAGCAGGCGCACGCGGACCAGAGACGAGAGCTCAACGTCGAGTTCGGCCAGTACGTCGAGGCGCGGTATCCCTCGTGGCTTGCCGGAAACGATGCGCCCCCGCTCTCCACGGACGTCCTGGAGCGCTGGGTCGCGCCGATCCTGCGCGAAAAACGGCGCGTCTATTTCATCGTCGTCGATTGTATGCGCCTCGACCAATGGCTCACGGTGGACCCCTTGGTCCGGGAATTTTTCGACGTGCAGGTCGACTACCACGTCTCCATCCTGCCGACCGCGACTCCGTATTCGCGGAACGCGATTTTCGCGGGGCTCCTTCCCGACGCGATCCAGCGGAGGCACCCCGAGTTCTGGAACGAGGGTCCGGGGGACGAGCGGAGCAAGAACCGCTACGAGCGCCAGCTCCTGGACGCGCACCTGAAGCGGCTGTCGCTCGAGCTCCTTTCGCCCCCGAAGTACATCAAGATCTACAACGTCGAAGAGGCGAACAACGTCAGGCGCAACGTCGTCACGTTCCAGAATATTCCGCTCGTAGCGCTGGTGTTCAATTTCCTCGATATGCTCACCCACGGGCGCTCCGAATCGGACCTCCTGCGCGAGCTCGCGCCCGACGAGTCCGCGTTCCGGTCGGTGATGCGTTCCTGGTTCCTTCACTCCTCGCTCTTCGAGGCGCTGAAATGGATGTCGAAGCAGGATTGCACGGTGATCTTGACGACCGATCACGGGGCGATCCTGAGCCGGCGCTCCGCCCTCGTCTACGGAAACAGGGAGACGTCGACCAATCTTCGATTCAAATTCGGAACGAATCTGGCCTGCGATCCCAAGCATGCCGTTCACGTGAAGGAGCCGAGCCGGTACCGGCTGCCGGCGGACACGGCGAACAAGAGCTATATCATCGCGAAGGAAGATTTCTATTTCGTCTACCCGACGAATTTCCACGAATACGAGAACAAGTACCGCGGGAGCTTCCAGCACGGCGGCATTTCCCTGGAAGAGATGATCCTGCCCACGGTCACACTCACTCCTCGGGGCTGA
- a CDS encoding bifunctional folylpolyglutamate synthase/dihydrofolate synthase, which produces MKAPASATLTRRLDAMYRFERSGMRPGLVGIERLLEAAGRPDRAFASILVAGTNGKGSTAAHLDSILRAAGLRTGLYTSPHLLRFHERIRVQGREIGDETLETLLERWWPRFEAQGPSFFEAATALCFDHFAASNLDIAVVEVGLGGRLDATNILSPRVSVITTISSDHREILGDTLKRIAAEKAGIIKPGATLVCGVRGREAKAVIAAAASQKGANVSWLGSAARYTTRGLSLDGTEFQLETSSYSGRLRTNLLGKHQARNAALAALAAEKVLESRPPAEIASAIARGIPRARWPARAELVREEPPVLVDVAHNAEGARALAETVGALFSERRVAFVVALSQDKAHAEFLRRLGSVASRFYLTQFEGERATPASALLRAAPSRHLTCEAIPSIPDALDRAVAWAAEAGGVVVVAGSFFLLASALPHLEVRVPDAI; this is translated from the coding sequence ATGAAGGCGCCCGCGAGCGCCACACTCACCCGGCGCCTTGACGCCATGTATCGCTTCGAGCGCAGCGGAATGCGCCCGGGGCTCGTGGGGATCGAGCGCCTGCTCGAGGCGGCGGGCAGGCCGGACCGCGCGTTCGCGTCGATCCTCGTGGCCGGGACGAACGGCAAGGGCTCCACGGCGGCCCACCTCGATTCCATCCTCCGCGCCGCCGGGCTTCGAACGGGCCTTTACACCTCGCCCCACCTCCTCCGATTCCACGAGCGGATCCGCGTCCAGGGTCGAGAGATCGGGGACGAGACGCTCGAGACCCTGCTCGAGCGCTGGTGGCCCCGGTTCGAAGCCCAGGGTCCCTCCTTCTTCGAGGCGGCGACCGCGCTCTGCTTCGACCATTTCGCGGCCTCGAATCTGGACATCGCGGTCGTGGAGGTTGGCCTCGGTGGCCGGCTGGACGCCACGAACATCTTGAGCCCGCGCGTCTCGGTGATCACCACGATCAGCAGCGATCACCGCGAGATCCTGGGCGACACCTTGAAGCGGATCGCGGCCGAGAAGGCGGGAATCATCAAGCCCGGCGCCACCCTCGTGTGCGGCGTCCGGGGACGGGAGGCCAAAGCGGTGATCGCCGCCGCCGCATCGCAGAAGGGGGCGAACGTGAGCTGGCTCGGAAGCGCGGCCCGCTACACCACGCGCGGCTTGAGCCTCGATGGAACCGAGTTCCAGCTCGAAACATCCTCGTACTCAGGGAGGCTTCGCACGAATCTCTTGGGAAAGCATCAGGCGAGAAACGCGGCGCTCGCGGCGCTCGCGGCCGAAAAAGTGCTCGAAAGCCGCCCGCCGGCGGAGATCGCGTCGGCGATCGCGCGCGGCATTCCTCGCGCGCGATGGCCCGCCCGGGCCGAGCTGGTTCGCGAAGAGCCCCCCGTGTTGGTCGACGTCGCCCACAACGCCGAGGGCGCCCGCGCGCTGGCGGAGACGGTCGGCGCGCTCTTCTCCGAGCGGCGCGTCGCCTTCGTGGTCGCGCTGTCTCAGGACAAGGCCCACGCCGAGTTCTTGAGGCGGCTGGGCTCGGTGGCGAGCCGCTTCTACCTGACCCAGTTCGAAGGCGAGCGCGCCACGCCCGCCTCCGCGCTTCTTCGCGCCGCCCCCTCGCGCCATTTGACCTGCGAGGCGATCCCCTCGATTCCAGACGCGCTCGACCGCGCGGTGGCATGGGCCGCGGAGGCCGGCGGCGTGGTCGTCGTCGCGGGCTCCTTCTTTCTCCTGGCCTCGGCGCTGCCGCATCTCGAGGTCCGCGTACCCGATGCGATTTGA
- the tsaB gene encoding tRNA (adenosine(37)-N6)-threonylcarbamoyltransferase complex dimerization subunit type 1 TsaB, translating into MRYILGIDTANRFGSVALAEDGSASVWEGLAPGEHSSGLSRAAERLLRERGRTLRDLSGIAVSGGPGSFTGLRIGLAWAKGVCFGLPVKLTLVSAHEANAYRHRRAQGLIATVLPGERGQVQASLWSAGAACLWGPERVSEEDLAEVLLEAAGPGNTAIAVAAPDLKPELRELLEEAGYVLLDRGSNDERGSGADSPPPAAAAVAELGDRNLLAGQNEDLAGAVPFYGRTPNARKPSS; encoded by the coding sequence ATGCGCTATATCCTCGGGATTGATACCGCGAATCGCTTCGGCTCCGTGGCGCTCGCCGAGGACGGCTCGGCGTCCGTGTGGGAGGGCCTCGCTCCGGGGGAGCATTCGAGCGGGCTTTCGCGCGCGGCGGAGAGGCTTCTTCGAGAACGAGGTCGGACGCTTCGCGATCTCTCGGGAATCGCCGTCTCGGGCGGTCCGGGATCGTTCACCGGGCTTCGAATCGGGCTCGCGTGGGCCAAGGGCGTTTGCTTCGGGCTCCCGGTCAAGTTGACGCTCGTCTCGGCGCACGAGGCGAACGCGTACCGGCACCGGCGCGCGCAAGGCTTGATCGCGACCGTGCTCCCGGGGGAGCGGGGCCAGGTCCAGGCTTCGCTTTGGTCGGCGGGCGCGGCCTGCCTCTGGGGGCCCGAGCGCGTTTCCGAGGAGGACCTCGCAGAGGTCCTCCTCGAGGCCGCGGGCCCGGGGAACACCGCAATCGCGGTCGCGGCACCGGACCTGAAACCGGAGCTTCGCGAGCTGCTCGAGGAAGCGGGCTACGTCCTCCTGGACCGCGGTTCTAATGATGAGAGGGGAAGCGGCGCCGATTCCCCCCCGCCTGCCGCGGCCGCCGTGGCCGAGCTGGGCGATCGGAACCTGCTCGCGGGGCAGAACGAGGATCTTGCGGGAGCCGTGCCCTTCTACGGGCGCACGCCCAACGCGAGGAAGCCTTCGTCATGA
- the tsaE gene encoding tRNA (adenosine(37)-N6)-threonylcarbamoyltransferase complex ATPase subunit type 1 TsaE: MNIEVRSLLRGAGDTRSFGRRLGALALPGDWVALTGDLGTGKTTLVSGIVDAVHPGMRARSPTYVRVEVYGEAPAIVHVDLYRLQAPGEWDTLGIEDLAERGAIVLVEWADRAPDRLPEGRLDLSLRYSGEAAREIRIQARGERWLTLLKEGKLDREYWSDALYPRD; this comes from the coding sequence TTGAACATCGAGGTGCGCTCGCTCCTGCGCGGAGCGGGGGATACGCGTTCCTTCGGCAGGCGCCTCGGCGCCCTGGCACTTCCAGGCGACTGGGTCGCCCTCACGGGCGATCTGGGCACCGGCAAGACGACCCTGGTCTCCGGGATTGTCGACGCCGTTCATCCGGGGATGCGGGCACGGAGCCCCACCTACGTGCGCGTGGAGGTTTACGGCGAAGCTCCCGCGATCGTCCACGTGGACCTTTACCGCTTGCAGGCCCCGGGGGAGTGGGACACGCTCGGAATCGAGGATCTGGCGGAACGGGGAGCAATCGTGCTCGTGGAATGGGCCGACCGCGCGCCGGACCGGCTCCCGGAGGGCCGGCTGGACCTGTCGCTTCGCTACTCCGGCGAGGCCGCCCGTGAGATTCGGATCCAGGCGCGTGGGGAACGCTGGCTCACCCTTCTCAAGGAAGGGAAGCTCGACCGGGAATATTGGAGCGATGCGCTATATCCTCGGGATTGA
- a CDS encoding HU family DNA-binding protein, with product MNKTELIATVARKTGLSAREARAAVETLFSPGKEGLIAAALMSGKKVQITGFGTFETRKRKAREGRNPQTGERIKIAASRFPAFHAGKALKDRIKK from the coding sequence ATGAACAAGACCGAGCTCATCGCCACCGTCGCAAGAAAGACCGGTCTTTCGGCCCGCGAAGCGCGCGCCGCCGTCGAAACGCTGTTCTCCCCAGGCAAGGAAGGCTTGATCGCGGCCGCTCTCATGTCCGGGAAGAAGGTCCAGATCACAGGATTCGGCACCTTCGAGACTCGCAAGCGGAAGGCACGCGAGGGTCGGAACCCCCAGACTGGAGAGCGCATCAAGATCGCAGCGTCCCGTTTCCCGGCATTTCATGCGGGAAAGGCACTGAAGGACCGCATCAAGAAATAA
- a CDS encoding type II/IV secretion system protein, giving the protein MAQGGRKPLGQSLVEQGHLSREGLARALEEQRRTGQALREVLLRLELVSEEAILDYYEGQLGIPRMDLTTYVLEPEIVRLVPERIERQFKLVPLFKIGDTLTIAMVDPLDIVALDEVKLATGLEVEVVVSPEPQIREAVDRYHPLGGGLEILVREQGRKQGAVAAEAVAHAEEDGPVIRFVNAVVHQAVREGASDLHFEPDEANLRIRYRVDGILREASIQSKSIHPSVVSRVKIMAQLDISERRLPQDGRARIEISGKEYDMRVSTFPTIHGENVVLRILDKSSALLGTSELGLAPGPLAELSRMIERPNGIVLVTGPTGSGKTTTLYSCIGKINTVERNIVTLEDPVEYHIPSIRQTQVDPDIGLTFSRGLRALLRQDPDVIMVGEIRDSETAEIAVRSALTGHLVLSTLHTNDAAGALPRLLDMKIEPFLLSSAMLGVVAQRLVRRVCEKCRRRSAPPVEALEELGAGAIKGEFVVGAGCLACGQTGYRGRMGIFEVLVVTDEIRDLIVSRASTEELVRAARRGGMQSLRDDALRKAARGVTTLQEVIRVTRKNLLLASDADQATLPARG; this is encoded by the coding sequence ATGGCGCAAGGTGGGCGCAAACCGCTCGGGCAGAGCCTCGTGGAGCAGGGACACCTCTCGCGCGAGGGACTCGCCCGCGCGCTCGAGGAGCAGCGTCGCACGGGACAGGCCCTCCGGGAGGTGCTTCTCCGGCTCGAGCTGGTCTCGGAGGAGGCGATCCTCGACTACTACGAAGGGCAGCTTGGGATTCCGCGCATGGATCTCACGACCTACGTCCTCGAGCCGGAAATCGTGCGCCTCGTACCCGAGCGGATCGAGCGGCAGTTCAAGCTCGTCCCGCTGTTCAAGATCGGAGACACCCTCACGATCGCGATGGTCGATCCTCTCGACATCGTCGCCTTGGACGAGGTGAAGCTCGCCACTGGGCTCGAGGTCGAGGTGGTCGTCTCTCCGGAACCGCAGATACGCGAGGCGGTGGATCGCTACCACCCGCTCGGCGGCGGGCTCGAGATCCTCGTTCGGGAGCAGGGGCGGAAGCAAGGCGCCGTGGCCGCGGAAGCCGTGGCCCACGCCGAGGAGGACGGGCCGGTCATCCGATTCGTGAACGCGGTCGTGCACCAGGCGGTTCGCGAGGGGGCCTCCGACCTCCACTTCGAGCCCGACGAGGCCAATCTCAGAATCCGCTACCGCGTGGACGGGATTCTCCGCGAAGCGTCCATCCAATCGAAATCGATCCACCCTTCCGTCGTTTCCAGGGTGAAGATCATGGCCCAGCTCGACATCTCCGAGCGCCGCCTTCCACAAGACGGGCGTGCCCGCATCGAGATTTCAGGGAAGGAATACGACATGCGGGTCTCGACCTTCCCCACGATCCACGGCGAGAACGTGGTGCTGCGAATCCTGGACAAGTCGAGCGCGTTGCTCGGGACCTCGGAGCTAGGGCTCGCCCCGGGTCCGCTCGCCGAGCTCTCGCGGATGATCGAGCGGCCGAACGGCATCGTGCTTGTCACCGGCCCGACGGGAAGCGGGAAGACGACGACCCTCTATTCCTGCATCGGAAAGATCAACACGGTCGAGCGAAACATTGTCACCCTCGAAGATCCCGTGGAGTACCACATTCCGTCGATCCGCCAAACCCAGGTGGATCCGGACATCGGGCTCACCTTCTCGCGCGGCCTGCGCGCGCTGCTGCGACAGGACCCGGACGTGATCATGGTCGGCGAGATCCGCGACAGCGAAACGGCTGAAATCGCGGTCCGCTCCGCGCTCACCGGGCATCTCGTGCTCTCGACCCTCCACACCAACGACGCCGCGGGCGCACTGCCGCGGCTTCTCGACATGAAGATCGAGCCGTTTCTTCTCTCCTCGGCGATGCTCGGGGTGGTGGCCCAGCGCCTGGTGCGGAGGGTATGCGAGAAGTGCCGCCGCCGAAGCGCGCCGCCGGTCGAGGCGCTCGAGGAGCTGGGGGCAGGCGCGATCAAAGGCGAGTTCGTCGTCGGCGCGGGCTGCCTGGCATGCGGACAGACGGGGTACCGCGGCAGGATGGGAATCTTCGAGGTGCTGGTCGTCACCGACGAAATCCGCGACCTGATCGTCTCGCGCGCCTCGACCGAAGAGCTTGTGCGCGCCGCGCGCCGCGGCGGCATGCAGTCGCTGCGCGATGACGCGCTGCGCAAGGCGGCCCGGGGGGTCACGACGCTCCAAGAGGTGATCCGGGTCACGCGAAAGAACCTCCTCCTGGCCTCGGACGCGGACCAAGCCACGCTCCCGGCCCGCGGGTAG
- a CDS encoding acetyl-CoA carboxylase carboxyltransferase subunit beta has protein sequence MSWLKKSKEGLKTPQRKRELPDGLWTKCEDCGEILYHKELERNLWTCTKCSYHFRISARTYLKILLDEGSFVERFSEVVSTDPLKFRDTKRYSDRLRKAREETSLSEAILMGEGTIEGRPLVIGVMDFSFLGGSLASASGERIARGILLALETRRPLVLLSSSGGARMFEGILSLMQMAKTNALLARLSDAGVPYISIMTHPTTGGVTASFASVGDVILAEPRALIGFAGPRVIKQTINQELPEGFQRSEFLLAKGMVDRIVHRNELRRTLAWLLHFFAAAALLPQKPRRRAGETLARFRAVGGPVASTPPPPPAPEVQLKPFESESTPSVNGAPGVESPEGPARPPAETPGETSGTTPGGSAAFPADREIPIRE, from the coding sequence ATGAGCTGGCTGAAGAAGTCAAAAGAAGGGCTCAAGACGCCGCAGCGGAAACGGGAGCTGCCGGACGGTCTCTGGACCAAGTGCGAGGACTGCGGCGAGATCCTGTACCACAAGGAGCTCGAGCGGAACCTCTGGACGTGCACGAAGTGCTCGTACCATTTCCGCATTTCGGCTCGGACCTACCTCAAGATCCTCCTCGATGAGGGGTCCTTCGTCGAGCGCTTCTCCGAGGTGGTTTCCACCGACCCGCTCAAGTTTCGCGACACGAAACGCTATTCCGACCGGCTGCGGAAGGCCCGCGAGGAAACGTCCCTGAGCGAGGCGATCCTCATGGGTGAGGGGACGATCGAGGGCCGTCCGCTCGTGATCGGCGTGATGGATTTCTCGTTCCTCGGCGGGAGCCTGGCCTCCGCGTCCGGGGAGCGGATCGCGCGTGGAATCCTGCTCGCGCTCGAGACCCGGCGGCCGCTCGTGCTTCTCTCCTCCTCGGGCGGCGCGAGGATGTTCGAAGGCATTCTCTCCCTCATGCAAATGGCGAAGACGAATGCCCTCCTGGCCCGGCTCTCGGATGCGGGGGTCCCATACATTTCGATCATGACCCACCCGACGACGGGGGGTGTGACCGCGAGCTTCGCCTCGGTCGGGGACGTGATCCTGGCCGAGCCACGCGCCCTGATCGGCTTCGCCGGACCCCGCGTGATCAAACAGACCATCAACCAGGAGCTTCCGGAGGGGTTCCAGCGCTCGGAGTTTCTCCTCGCGAAAGGGATGGTCGACCGAATCGTGCACCGAAACGAGCTTCGGAGAACCCTCGCCTGGCTGCTCCATTTCTTCGCGGCGGCCGCTCTCTTGCCTCAAAAGCCGCGCCGGCGCGCGGGGGAAACCCTGGCCCGATTCCGCGCCGTGGGCGGCCCGGTCGCATCCACGCCGCCTCCCCCGCCCGCACCGGAGGTGCAGCTCAAGCCGTTCGAGTCGGAATCAACGCCGAGCGTGAATGGAGCGCCCGGCGTGGAGAGCCCCGAGGGTCCCGCCAGGCCCCCCGCCGAAACGCCCGGTGAAACGTCGGGGACGACGCCCGGCGGTTCCGCGGCGTTTCCCGCCGATCGGGAGATACCGATCCGCGAATGA
- a CDS encoding DUF2723 domain-containing protein — MRFHLLRHSGADPVVDRGTRMRWTGAGAGSLAAAAIAASVYGLTLSPTVGAGDSGELILAAHSLGIPHPPGYPLWTLLARAAAALPWGTVALRVNALSAVLAAFAAGLFYLLAARCGLPKAGRLAATLIFAGSTLLWDSAVQAEVYSLATVAFVALSLAAFAARSKGGASARADAIFFFTAGLALLAHQTLLFPAVVLAIWVLARRMSPGRAAAALAWGTVGFSIVLALPIRSAAHPWFDWGQDHNLASLWDNLIRRNYGGLRQNAFRLDRTVGEIVCMGGLVAASCGAVGASLAALGAVIAGRRRTALLPLTAASLAIPAALIAFVGFTPDAEHLAQIGPFLIPCVAVLALWAGAGLGRGLKRAPRFARAPIAAACALALLIPATLHYRLCDRNGFRLPERYGRDLLEPLPRGATLVLDGDNETFLAAYLSRVEGVRADLVLVNRRGHVFGDPYGLGGVPRSRWTEIQRRVDLERLRNTASPVYYATPPEDLVRSGVRFRNEGLVYRAVLPERAGADADTNRVEAGSWARSTDLLPGGPERYDYVTRKLAITYSATRSQALWEAGRYEDALPWFEDAARVGFDFPEARMNLAVAAAAAGRPEVTLAELVAAMRLAPYDPEPSARLAVLFAVAGRYRDAAVYFERAYRISPSVELAANAARAWSLAGDRERARYWEAKG; from the coding sequence ATGCGCTTCCACCTCTTGCGCCATTCTGGGGCAGATCCCGTCGTGGATCGGGGGACTCGCATGCGCTGGACCGGCGCGGGGGCAGGAAGCCTCGCCGCCGCGGCGATCGCGGCATCCGTCTATGGCCTGACGCTCTCGCCTACCGTCGGAGCGGGGGATAGCGGCGAATTGATCCTCGCGGCTCATTCCCTGGGCATCCCCCATCCTCCCGGGTATCCGCTCTGGACTCTCCTCGCTCGCGCCGCCGCTGCGTTGCCTTGGGGGACGGTCGCGCTGCGTGTCAACGCGCTCTCGGCGGTTCTAGCCGCGTTTGCCGCGGGGCTCTTCTATCTTCTCGCGGCACGATGCGGCCTCCCAAAGGCCGGGCGGCTCGCGGCCACGCTGATCTTCGCCGGATCCACCCTTCTCTGGGACTCCGCGGTCCAAGCGGAGGTCTACTCGCTCGCGACCGTCGCGTTCGTCGCGCTCTCCCTGGCGGCGTTCGCGGCCAGGTCGAAGGGAGGAGCCTCCGCCCGGGCCGACGCCATTTTCTTCTTCACGGCGGGCCTGGCGTTGCTCGCGCATCAGACCCTCCTTTTCCCCGCCGTGGTGCTCGCCATCTGGGTGCTGGCGCGCCGGATGAGCCCAGGACGGGCGGCGGCCGCCCTCGCGTGGGGGACCGTGGGTTTCTCGATCGTGCTCGCGCTGCCGATCCGGAGCGCCGCCCATCCCTGGTTCGATTGGGGCCAGGACCACAACCTGGCTTCCCTGTGGGACAACCTCATTCGACGGAATTACGGCGGCCTGCGGCAGAACGCGTTCCGGCTGGACCGCACCGTCGGTGAGATCGTCTGCATGGGGGGGCTGGTGGCCGCCTCGTGCGGGGCCGTGGGCGCCTCGCTCGCGGCGCTCGGAGCGGTGATCGCGGGCCGGAGGCGCACAGCGCTCCTGCCGCTCACCGCGGCGTCGCTCGCCATCCCCGCGGCCCTCATCGCGTTCGTCGGCTTCACGCCGGACGCCGAGCATCTCGCGCAGATCGGCCCGTTCTTGATTCCGTGCGTAGCGGTCCTGGCCCTGTGGGCGGGCGCGGGCCTCGGGAGGGGGCTCAAGCGCGCTCCAAGGTTCGCCCGCGCCCCGATCGCGGCCGCCTGTGCGCTCGCCTTGCTTATCCCGGCCACCCTCCACTACCGCCTCTGTGATCGGAACGGATTCCGGCTTCCCGAGCGCTACGGGCGGGATCTCTTGGAGCCGCTCCCCCGAGGCGCCACGCTCGTTCTGGACGGCGACAACGAGACATTCCTCGCCGCCTATCTCTCGCGGGTCGAAGGCGTGCGCGCCGACCTCGTCCTCGTCAATCGCCGCGGCCACGTCTTCGGCGACCCCTACGGTCTCGGGGGGGTTCCGCGCTCCAGGTGGACCGAGATCCAGCGCCGTGTCGATCTCGAGCGGCTCAGGAACACGGCCTCGCCGGTCTACTACGCGACCCCGCCCGAGGATCTCGTGCGATCGGGCGTCCGTTTCCGAAATGAAGGGCTCGTGTACAGGGCGGTTTTGCCCGAGCGCGCGGGCGCGGACGCGGACACGAACCGGGTGGAAGCCGGCTCCTGGGCCAGGAGCACCGACCTTCTCCCCGGCGGACCGGAACGGTACGACTACGTGACGCGGAAGCTGGCGATCACCTATTCCGCGACTCGGTCGCAGGCGCTCTGGGAGGCGGGGCGATACGAGGACGCGCTCCCTTGGTTTGAGGACGCGGCCCGGGTGGGATTCGATTTCCCGGAGGCGCGCATGAATCTGGCCGTGGCGGCGGCCGCCGCGGGAAGGCCGGAAGTCACGTTGGCCGAGCTGGTCGCCGCGATGAGGCTCGCCCCCTACGACCCGGAGCCTTCGGCTCGGCTCGCGGTCTTGTTCGCGGTCGCCGGGCGGTATCGGGACGCGGCGGTCTATTTCGAGCGGGCGTACAGGATTTCCCCCTCGGTGGAGCTCGCGGCGAACGCTGCGCGGGCCTGGTCTCTGGCCGGGGATCGGGAGCGCGCACGCTACTGGGAAGCGAAAGGATGA